A DNA window from Anas acuta chromosome 4, bAnaAcu1.1, whole genome shotgun sequence contains the following coding sequences:
- the ENOPH1 gene encoding enolase-phosphatase E1 isoform X1: MGVLAVPAGVRAILLDVEGTTTPIAFVKETLFPYVRDNVGAYLRAHWEEEECQRDVGLLRKQAQEDAGLEGAVPIPVESGNGDEELERVIQAVVDNVLWQMALDRKSTALKQLQGHIWRAAYTTGQVKGEVFEDVVPAIRKWREAGMKVYIYSSGSVEAQKLLFGYSTEGDILELFDGHFDTKIGPKVESESYRRIAASIGCATNNILFLTDVPREANAAEEADTHVAVVIRPGNAGLTDDEKSYYSLISSFTELFLPSST; encoded by the exons atgggCGTGCTGGCGGTGCCGGCCGGGGTGCGCGCCATCCTGCTGGACGTGGAGGGCACCACCACCCCCATCGCCTTCGTCAAG GAGACCCTGTTCCCCTACGTGAGGGACAACGTGGGGGCCTACCTGCGCGCCcactgggaggaggaggagtgccAGCGGGACGTGGGGCTGCTGAGGAAGCAG GCCCAGGAGGACGCCGGGCTGGAGGGGGCCGTGCCCATCCCGGTGGAGAGCGGGAACGGGGACGAGGAGCTGGAGAGGGTGATCCAGGCTGTGGTGGACAACGTGCTGTGGCAGATGGCCCTGGACAGGAAGAGCACGGCGCTCAAGCAGCTGCAGGGGCACATCTGGCGGGCGGCCTACACCACGGGGCAGGTGAAAGGAGA AGTCTTCGAGGACGTGGTGCCAGCCATCAGGAAGTGGAGGGAAGCCGGCATGAAGGTCTACATCTACTCCTCGGGCAGCGTCGAAGCCCAGAAGCTTCTGTTCGGATACTCTACAGAAGGTGATATCCTAGAG CTCTTTGATGGCCACTTTGATACCAAAATAGGCCCCAAGGTAGAAAGCGAGAGCTACCGGAGGATCGCCGCGAGTATCGGATGCGCCACTAACAACATCCTCTTCCTGACCGACGTCCCTCGAG AAGCGAACGCGGCCGAGGAAGCGGACACGCACGTGGCTGTGGTGATCAGGCCTGGCAACGCAGGACTGACGGACGATGAGAAATCCTATTACAGCCTCATCTCGTCCTTCACTGAActtttcctgccttcctccacTTAG
- the ENOPH1 gene encoding enolase-phosphatase E1 isoform X2 produces MGVLAVPAGVRAILLDVEGTTTPIAFVKAQEDAGLEGAVPIPVESGNGDEELERVIQAVVDNVLWQMALDRKSTALKQLQGHIWRAAYTTGQVKGEVFEDVVPAIRKWREAGMKVYIYSSGSVEAQKLLFGYSTEGDILELFDGHFDTKIGPKVESESYRRIAASIGCATNNILFLTDVPREANAAEEADTHVAVVIRPGNAGLTDDEKSYYSLISSFTELFLPSST; encoded by the exons atgggCGTGCTGGCGGTGCCGGCCGGGGTGCGCGCCATCCTGCTGGACGTGGAGGGCACCACCACCCCCATCGCCTTCGTCAAG GCCCAGGAGGACGCCGGGCTGGAGGGGGCCGTGCCCATCCCGGTGGAGAGCGGGAACGGGGACGAGGAGCTGGAGAGGGTGATCCAGGCTGTGGTGGACAACGTGCTGTGGCAGATGGCCCTGGACAGGAAGAGCACGGCGCTCAAGCAGCTGCAGGGGCACATCTGGCGGGCGGCCTACACCACGGGGCAGGTGAAAGGAGA AGTCTTCGAGGACGTGGTGCCAGCCATCAGGAAGTGGAGGGAAGCCGGCATGAAGGTCTACATCTACTCCTCGGGCAGCGTCGAAGCCCAGAAGCTTCTGTTCGGATACTCTACAGAAGGTGATATCCTAGAG CTCTTTGATGGCCACTTTGATACCAAAATAGGCCCCAAGGTAGAAAGCGAGAGCTACCGGAGGATCGCCGCGAGTATCGGATGCGCCACTAACAACATCCTCTTCCTGACCGACGTCCCTCGAG AAGCGAACGCGGCCGAGGAAGCGGACACGCACGTGGCTGTGGTGATCAGGCCTGGCAACGCAGGACTGACGGACGATGAGAAATCCTATTACAGCCTCATCTCGTCCTTCACTGAActtttcctgccttcctccacTTAG
- the HNRNPDL gene encoding heterogeneous nuclear ribonucleoprotein D-like has protein sequence MEDAPEMSGGPEEFAEGSKINASKNQQDDGKMFIGGLSWDTSKKDLTEYLSRFGEVVDCTIKTDPVTGRSRGFGFVLFKDAASVEKVLELKEHKLDGKLIDPKRAKALKGKEPPKKVFVGGLSPDTSEEQIKEYFGAFGEIENIELPMDTKTNERRGFCFITYTDEEPVKKLLESRYHQIGSGKCEIKVAQPKEVYRQQQQQQKGGKSNASGGRGGGRGRGRGQGQNWNQGFNNYYDQGYGNYNSAYSDQSYSGYGGYDYSGYNYPNYGYGPGYTDYSGQQSTYGKASRGGGNHQNNYQPY, from the exons aTGGAGGACGCCCCCGAGATGAGCGGCGGCCCCGAGGAGTTCGCCGAGGGCTCCAAGATCAACGCCAGCAAGAACCAGCAGGACGACGG GAAGATGTTCATCGGCGGGCTGAGCTGGGACACCAGCAAGAAGGACCTGACCGAGTACTTGTCGCGCTTCGGAGAGGTCGTGGACTGCACCATCAAGACCGATCCAGTGACCGGGCGCTCCCGCGGCTTCGGCTTCGTGCTCTTCAAGGACGCGGCCAGCGTGGAGAAG GTGCTGGAGCTGAAGGAGCACAAGCTGGACGGGAAGCTGATAGACCCCAAGAGAGCAAAAGCCCTCAAGGGGAAGGAGCCGCCCAAAAAGGTGTTTGTTGGCGGGCTGAGCCCGGATACGTCGGAAGAACAGATCAAGGAGTACTTCGGTGCTTTTGGCGAG ATTGAGAACATTGAGCTTCCCATGGACACCAAGACGAATGAAAGGAGGGGTTTCTGCTTTATTACATACACGGATGAAGAGCCAGTCAAGAAGCTACTAGAAAGCAGATACCATCAAATTGGTTCAGGCAAG TGTGAGATCAAAGTAGCACAGCCCAAAGAGGTGTAcaggcaacagcagcagcaacagaaaggaggaaaaagcaatgcGTCTGGTGGACGAGGTGGTGGAAGGGGGCGTGGACGGG gTCAGGGACAAAACTGGAATCAAGGATTTAATAACTATTATGATCAAGGATATGGAAACTACAATAGCGCTTACAGTGATCAAAGCTACAGTGGCTATGGAGGATATGACTACTCCGGGTACAACTATCCCAATTATGGATATGGGCCGGGATACACAGATTACAGtg GTCAGCAAAGCACGTATGGAAAAGCATCCCGTGGTGGCGGCAATCACCAAAACAACTACCAGCCATACTAA